Below is a window of Thunnus maccoyii chromosome 16, fThuMac1.1, whole genome shotgun sequence DNA.
cccactCTCGCTGTGCCcaccctctctccatctccctctctctttccctctcccactccctctctctctcactccggCCCCATCCTCCTCGATCCCTCAGGTCCTGCTCAAGGTCATGAGCAGACAGTTGGACCAGCGGGGCTCGGTAGGGGGACCGTCTAAGCTCCTGGGGTGGGGACAGCCTGAGGCTCTGGGTTTGGGAGTAATGCCTCGGCTGGATGACGTGCGGAGGGGAACAGCGCAAACTCTGACTCTGACTTGGACGAGGTTTGGCCGGTGAGAAAAAGACTGGAGTATGGTAACCTGAGGAGAGAGGTGAGCCAGAGAAAGGGGAAATGAGGGGGGAGGTAAGAGAGGGGGTCTGGCCCCCAGGGGGAGGGTAGTGCCCCGGATTCAGATATCCCCCTCCTCTGTCCATCATTTCAGTTGTAGTAAGCTCCAAACACTCCATGTGTTTTGGAGGTGTCAAAACTTTCCAGGAATGTCGGCCATCTCTGCTCTTCGTGCTGTCTccatggtgatgatgatgatggtggtggtggtgtctCTTCGATGATGATGAGGACACTCCTGGCGCTGAGAATGAGGAAACAGAGGGAGAAACTGATCGGGTGAAACGTCCTGGTGAATGGCATCCACCACCATCTGCATCCTGAGCCTCAAGTTTTAGTGAATCATAGATTGCCCTTTCATCCAGACGGCGCACAAACGAGGGGTTCGGTGTTAATGAGCGAGGCTGTGTATCAAACATGTCAGCTGGGGACCTGCTAACCCTGAGGGAGCCACTTGCAGAGTAGCTGAAACTCCCTTCGCCTCCATCATCTCGCCGTATGGACCCTccgtggtggtggtggtggtgatggctGTCTATTTGTTGATTAATGCACATAGTATCGTAGATGGACCGCTGGGGTACGTAGCCGTCTCCGTATCCCCCTTCCATTCCCCCATCACGCCGTCCCACTCCCCCATCCCCAGCTCCATGTTTCTCCAGGCAGCAGGAGCTCTTCCTGAAACACCCGGGACGGCTAAGAGGTTTGCCCATGACAGGTCGGATGGCTGACGGTGGGAGGGGTTGGTGGGAGGCACGTGTGAAGCTTGAAGCGTGAATTGTGAAGTCGTTAATTTAACTAAATCTGAAGAATGTTGCTTTTAGAAAATGCAAGACACACGGCAGCTGGCACTGGCAGAGccatggaaaaataaaacaaagggaGAAATGTCAAATTCAGAATTCCTGTTGAACCATAATCCCTATGTTTTAATGAGCAGTGAGAACAATCTCATGATAAAAGTACTGCAGTGCTGCAAAACAATAATTTTGTCAAAAACTCCATggcataaaaacaacatatgtcCAAATGAACTTTAGAATTGGAATCCTACTTCAAGAAATATTCCAACCAgatttttaagaggaaaaaaaaatgaaaagacaaaatacatcCAGTTTTTTGTGTCCACAGGGTTGCTGTTCTTAGCTCATCTTCTCTCCCACTCTCTTCCCTGGCATGActgcatttgtatttattctgGTTGTTTattgttctgtctgtctgttcagaGCCAATTAAGTCTTTATCCAGTGAAGCGTTTGTCAGTCAGACACAGAGTGACAGAAAGACCGAGCCAAGTAGATGGAGGATTGAATCCAGTCAAagcttctcctctccttctggCTGTGTTTGTTGCTTACTGTCATCTGTCTGtggaaacaaagcaaacaaaaaagatataaaCGGAAGACGGCTTGAAGAAATCTCTccacaaatataaaattaagaCATTAGTTATAATAGTTATAATCTTTGCTATAGTTGCATGTCcaattaaaggggcactccactgTTTTTATACATAAAGTGCTCTTGCCAAAAAGAGTGTGAGTGTGGCGCTGAAGGGAGCTTTCTAAAGTCGGAGAAAATAAACTCGATGACGTCATTGGTTATTTCAGATTACACTTGAGATTTCAAATCTTTTAACGGAGAGCCTGTGTTAAAAACTCGAAATGTGGTGTTTGAaagagttgcattatgggaattgtaaTATCCAGTGTTTCAtgagcttgacccatactgAGGACTAAACCTCAGGATATCGCAGCCCCTactgcttcaattttgaccattcttttaaGTCCCCAAATTTAATGAAAGTACAATGCTAAATTGCTGAAGTGCCTCTTAAATTTCAATCCAACAATGCCCGCAGAGCATTTTACAAACAATTGAGAGAAAAAGTAGCCCACAGCTATTTCAGTGATAAAGAACATTTCCTCAGTCAATTGATTAGAATATTAGAATCACTAATGTGAAATAATCCACCCAGGTCAAACAGCACCAACCCAAGGTATCCATCAATAAGTTATCAGTAATGATGAGAAGAGAACCCTCTGCTGGCATAAGAGAACCATtcaaatttgttgtttttaaacctTCTTTGACAGCGGTTTCTCAAAAGGTCTCCACTTTTTATAATTTAGAAGTCAAGACATTACTTCTAAACTCTGTCAGTACAAATGCACTGTGTGTAGAACTTTAAGTTTGAGGCTGAACACTGAGCTAAGAATTACAGCATAGTCCTAGATGGCTAATCCTTTGGTTAATATTGTATATAACTTATATCTTAGAACATACAACATACCAGCAGTCTTTACCACctagaaactgaaaaaaatcatcacagCCAAggcaacaaaacataaaatcctCTAATGTAGGCTACTTCATCCCAAGAGTAGGCTAAACACTACATTAAATACTGAAGCCCTTTGGTCAATTTTGTGAAAATTATATCTTATGGTATCCATATCCATACAGTCTATGCTTAGAACATAATACATACCAACAGTCTTCATAACCTAAAGGGTTAAAAACTAGTCACAACAggataacaaaatataaaagccTAAAATGTAGCATTACTTCAAATATGTAGAACCCTAAggtttaaataaactaaatactAAAGCTCTAGTAGGCTAATCCCTTTTCGTCAGTTTTGTAGAAGTTATATCCTAGAACATACAACATACCAATAGTTCTCAGATGAAAACCTCCTCACAGCTGAAACAACAAAAGATGAAAACTTCAAATGAactttatgtttttcttgctagGAAAGACTAAACACTAAGCTAAAGGTTCCAGAACTTGTTGGCTAAGCCCTCTGGTCAATTCTGTAGAAGTTATATCTTAGAACATTTAACATACCAACAGTTCTTAATaccaaaatggtgaaaaactcTTCACAGCCAAgacaacaaaagataaaaacctCAAACAACCCAGCAAACATTATAAAGTTGGAAGGACGTTAATGCGACAGCCTGCAATAAGCAGCCTTAAAGTACCATGCAAATTTGGTGCCAAAAATAAAGTTGAGATGACGTCAATATTCCCTCAAAGCTGTTCCCTCGATCAATATGAGAAATCACAAGCTGAATTGGTAATATGCCACAGAATGACTGTGAGTTCAGGTTTGATGTTGATGTTCCTGCCTTTACCAATTTACGGAATGGGTTCATCCACACCAGCACACCAATTAACTCCAGCTTTGTGAGAGATAACAACAGTACTTAGTGTGGAGATTAGCTCTAAACATTAGCTTACAGGAAGTCACCAACATCACCACAGAATTGACCACAGAAGTGTTGCACCCACCACACGCACTGAGAAATCTGCTAACCTCAAGACGACACTGGATAATTTCACCACACTTGAAGCAGttcagtgggaaaaaaaagttaagaggAAATAAGAATCATTTGCTAATGCAAAAACTCTTTAGTCGCTCTCTTTctcacagaaagaaaagaacagatTGATGTTTACATACTAACATCCTGTAAGTCCTGAAATATCCATACTAATATCTATCTACAATGTAATATTAAAGATTCTAACTGTCTAATTTGCATGTATTAGTGATGCCTTCCTCACAAATTAGTTAAGCTCCATCAAAGGAGCCTATTGATAGTTGAGAATCATTCCTAGTCTCTATTGCCCTTTCTCTATCTATTCAGTGTGCCTCCAAGCatcccctctccttctctctctctttctctctccttcatcaCTGCCGCTGCCACCTGCTCTATTTTCCCTCGATCAATAGAAAAGCCAGAACCTTATCTACATAGTCACAGTCATTAAAAGGCATCAGTCAATCCAGTCCATCGATCTCAGTCCCATCCTGGTAATGTGTTGTCATTCTGCCTCAAATCAGCATCCTCATTTGTTTTCCTTACCGGCATCTCTGTCCCtgtcgtctctctctctctctcactccctctctctctctctctccctctttctttatctctgccgtttttctctttttctgtcgcttgtctccctctctcccttctctctctctctctctctgctgtgaaTCATGCCTTCTGTCAGAGCAAGGTTTTTTTGACAAGCGCTCTCTCTGCCAACCAACACACCAACGcaaaccctcctcctcctcctcctcctcctctccctttcactctctctcccctATAATTTTTCTTCTCCTCAATTCAGCCTCCCTCTAcctctcactccctccctctctctctctctctctctctctctctctctcactctctctctttttctctctgtccctcccaTTTACACTCCACACAGCTTCGGGGCTTTAAGAGCTTTGGAGCTGCAAAGAGACCAacttctcctctccatctgcctctctttttctttcttcctccatctctcacCCGTCATCTCTCTATCTtattgctttctttctctctcccccatTCTCTCATTCCCCTCTAGATTTAGTTTGACCTGAGTGGGTTACCCTTGGGAAATCATCACCACCAGACGTTTTAGAAATGAGGTAAcgaaggagaagaaaaagaaggacacatctctatctatctatctatctatctatctatctatctatctatctatctatctatctatctatctatctatctatcccaCATATCTATGTTTCAGTCTCCCACACACTCTTTTCTTCTCTggctctctccatccctcttgTAGCCCTCTCAGTTTGCCCTCTACCTCCCACTCTTCACCTCAACGTTAATGCAACACGCATCACTGTGGAGGCGGCagcgagagtgagagagacagagaaagaaagcgCAACAATGGAttctcacatactgtacagtgcaGTTTGaaagcatcagcagcagcaacatcatTTGACTATATACAGCTGCGTGCACATGGAAAAACAGGatctattttttaaatcattaaaagatGTTAAACCATGATCAGCGGCATCAtagtgtctttctctctttttttgctcCTTTCTATCTGAGTGATATAACAGCTCTAGAATGATATAACAGCACATCACTGTCACTAGTGTACAGACagtcatgttttttatgtttgtgtggaAATCAATAGAAAAGGAAGAGCTGGGTAGTTcgcatgagcagcagcagcagcagcagcagccaccatGTTTGGACACAGAAATCAGTGCCACCTACAAGAAAGACAACTTCATTCAAGGAGGAAGATGTCACAGTGCTGCCCACATTGTTTGATTGACAATGTGTTATTCACCAAGCCTGCACAGTCCTCtaattcatttcaattcattATTCAGTCTTAATAATAGaataagatatttaaaaatgtctaatCTGCTTGCTCTGTTTGGATCCAGATCTGCATCAAAATTAGAAACTACCCAGACCAGAACAGGATTTATGAGGCTATGTCAACatttaagaatttaaaaaatatgataatgatGTATCAGCCTGTACTGATTTTCTTCTACATAAACCCTTAAATTTGCATATTAAAGAATTGTGAGTGAGGCATGTACTGAGCAGGACATTTTATACTACTAAATGACAAACACGTCTTCTACACtggaaattaacatttttgctACTTATTggtcaacatacagtatactgataTACTGATCAGTATGAATGCATGTTGATTGGCTGTTGGTGGTCATCTAAGTCATAAGTGGGAATATAAGCTTCTTGTACAAACATAATACATAAACCATTACTCCTGACTCAAGACCATTTGAGTTGATTTCaatcatttaaatgtatcataTTGCATATTGGCAGGACTTTTGCATATTGACTGTAGGGGTGttgttattcttttattttaatttattcatttttgcatGATTGCTCAGAGTTGATACATATGTGTTAAGACATTATCTGCCAAATGGCAATCAAAGCCTTCTTGTCCTGGTGCTCAGTCCAAGAAAAGATCATTTCTGCTTCCCAAGGACTTCCTAACATTGTAGAATGCTACCCcttaaaaatattagaaatagaaaaagtTTCTAAATAGTGAAAATTTAGTTTCGTGGAAATGTGAATTTTTGTTTCCATGCCTCACTGTTCAGGACTCAATCAAAACAGGCCAAAACATAAAGTGGCCACATGGTGGCATTATTGCATCCACATCTGCACCCAAATCCATGTTCCATATCCCAACTTTCCAATATCAATGAAATGTCCATGAAATCTTTAAGTTTTTAAGAAAACATACTGCCAagtgagagacaaacagaccatcgggactaaaaaaaacaaagccttTCCACAGAGGTGATGACCAATTAGAATCCCAAGCAAAACcaaaactgatgatgatgataagacGTAAAGCTGACAGCCAGGGTTTAACTCCACTACTTGCCCCATGAGACTCCCTTCAGGCCACTTTGgatgaaatttgaaaaaaaaaattcattttgaTCCTCTTGAATCAATTTTTCCAGCAAGACACATCAGACTTACTCAATATTATAACAGTGGATATAGTTATACAGTTATATGACAATAAGCTAAGCTTGTAAGCCTGCACTATGTTATATAAGTGGTTCACTATACACTAAGGCGGCTCAATATGCattaaaatgagtttaaaaaaaatctaaataaacaatgaaaaaccataaaaatgtgatgttatttCTGAAACTCCAGGGTTTCGATTGTAAGCTGTACCATTCACGACTATCTTGTTAAAATTGGGCCAATCGTTTCCAAGATATTTGGTGTGactgacagagacaaagactGACTCACACTCCCCTTTCTTGTGCTTGTTCATATATATGAGCTCAAGTTGTGTTGactcagtgagtgtgtgtgtgtgtgttggaaagaaagagacaggagaCGGAGCAAGGCAAGCAGAGACAGGAGAAAGATCTCACAGtcaacacagtaaaaaaaatatattttccgAAAAACAGAGTGAATTTGCCTTGAAATGTGTGGCTCAATTTATTCAGACTGCTCTGCCTGGTGTGTCCATACTGAACAGCTGAGTGTGCTGTGTTTGATTAGACCAACAGCTGTGAGAGCATGAAGCCTGACAGTAGTTAAgtttaaaattgtgtttatgttcCTTCATGTTTCCCGCAGTCTTACTTGCTAATGAGGGTAAAAGTTTGACCTAACAGTAGTCTAAGGCTATGAGCTTCAGCTTATGATCCAAAGCTACAAACACTGGACAACAAGTTCCTCTGCAGGGTGGCTGGCCTCCGTCTGCAGGACAGGGTCAGGAGTTTAGGGATTTAACAAGACCTTGgtgctgagctgctgcagttgCACATCCAAACAAAGCTGACATGGCTGAA
It encodes the following:
- the LOC121881126 gene encoding uncharacterized protein LOC121881126, giving the protein MGKPLSRPGCFRKSSCCLEKHGAGDGGVGRRDGGMEGGYGDGYVPQRSIYDTMCINQQIDSHHHHHHHGGSIRRDDGGEGSFSYSASGSLRVSRSPADMFDTQPRSLTPNPSFVRRLDERAIYDSLKLEAQDADGGGCHSPGRFTRSVSPSVSSFSAPGVSSSSSKRHHHHHHHHHHGDSTKSRDGRHSWKVLTPPKHMECLELTTTEMMDRGGGYLNPGHYPPPGGQTPSLTSPLISPFSGSPLSSGYHTPVFFSPAKPRPSQSQSLRCSPPHVIQPRHYSQTQSLRLSPPQELRRSPYRAPLVQLSAHDLEQDLRDRGGWGRSEREREWEREREREMERGV